AGAAAAAAATCGGAATTGCATTAAAAAAGATAAGGGGCATAAGCTTCATGATGATAAATGCAATCTGCACCTCTGCCGCAATAGAGCCGGCAAAGACTGCAGGAGAGCTCTCTGATGCTGAACTCAGAAAGATTGAGGAGATAATAAAAAACCCTGCTGCATTCGGGATACCCTCGTGGATGTTCAACAGACGGGGCGATTACGAAACTGGAAGCGATCTTCACCTCATAGGAAACGACCTGAGGTTCATGCAGGACAATGATGTCAAGAGGATGAGGATGATAAAGA
This genomic interval from Candidatus Woesearchaeota archaeon contains the following:
- the rpsM gene encoding 30S ribosomal protein S13 is translated as MEKKPERKMEGKVETSENFRHIVRVANTDLEGKKKIGIALKKIRGISFMMINAICTSAAIEPAKTAGELSDAELRKIEEIIKNPAAFGIPSWMFNRRGDYETGSDLHLIGNDLRFMQDNDVKRMRMIK